The following DNA comes from Camelina sativa cultivar DH55 chromosome 14, Cs, whole genome shotgun sequence.
GAAGCTCATCTCTTTCTTGGAGTCATGTAAAACCCAGAAACAGCTTCTTCAGGTTCAGTTACAAACTGTAACTCATGGTTTACAGCATAACGATTACGTCGGTCCCAGAATCGTCGCCGCTAGTTGCCGAATCACGAGGATTGATTACGCACGCCAAGTGTTCGACGGAATCTCTCAACCAAATGTTTCTGTTTGGAACGCTTTGTTTAATGGGTACGCGCAGAGAGATTTGTGCAACgaagttttgttgttgtacaAGAGAATGAGAAGCTTCGATGTGATGCCCAATTGCTTTACTCTCCCTGTAGTTTTGAAAGCTTGCGTGATGGTTAAGGATCTTAGACAGGGAGAGGAGTTACAGTGCTTTTCGATTAAAACAGGGTTTAGGTCAAACGCTTATTTAGGAACTAAGTTGATTGAGATGTACTCGTGTGCAGGAGTGGTAGCATTGGCGAATAAGGTGTTCTGTGAGATGGTTGAGAAAAATGTTGTTACTTGGACTTCGATGATCAATGGGTATCTTTTGAATAAGGACTTAGTCTCTGCTCGACGCTTTTTTGATTTGTCTCCTGAGAGAGACATTGTGTTGTGGAACACTATGGTATCTGGTTATATTGAAATGGGGAATATCATGGACGCTAGGAGTCTTTTTGATCGAATGCCTTGTAGGGATGTCATGTCATGGAACACGGTTTTAGAAGGTTATGCAAATATTGGAGATATGGAAGCGTGTGAAAGGGTTTTTGGTGAAATGCCTGAGAGAAATGTGTTTTCTTGGAATGGTTTGATCAAGGGTTTGGCTCAAAATGGGCAGGTTTCTGAAGTGTTGGATTCTTTTAAGAGAATGGTAGATGAAGAGAGAGTTGTCCCTAACGATGCGACATTGACGTTAGTCTTGTCAGCTTGTGCAAAGTTAGGAGCTCTTGATTTCGGGAAATGGGTACATTGGTATGGAGAGAGTCTTGGGTATGACAAGGTAGATGTTAATGTGAAGAATGCTTTGATTGATATGTATGCAAAATGCGGAGCTATAGAGATAGCTATGGAAGTATTTAAAGGCATAAAGAGAAGAGATTTGATAAGTTGGAATACCATGATCAACGGTTTAGCTGCACATGGACATGGAACTGAGGCCTTGGATTTATTCCATGAGATGAAAAACTGCGGAGTTAGACCTGACAAGGTAACATTCGTCGGTGTTCTATGTGCCTGTAAACACATGGGTTTGGTTGAAGATGGCTTGGcttattttttttccatgtttaCTGATTTCTCAATCACGCCACAGATTGAGCATTGCGGTTGTGTAGTGGATTTACTATCTCGTGCTGGTTATTTAACACAAGCtgttgagtttataaaaaaaatgccGGTAAAAGCAGATGCTGTTATATGGGCTACTCTACTTGGAGCTTCAAAGGTTTATAAGAAGGTGGACATTGGCGAACTTGCTCTTGTAGAGTTGATCAAGCTTGAACCAAGAAACCCGGCTAATTTTGTGATGCTCTCAAACATATATGGAGATCTTGGAAGATTTGACGATGCTGCAAGGCTAAAAGTTGCTATGAGAGACACCGGTTTTAAGAAAGAAGCAGGTGTTAGCTGGATTGAGACTGATGATGGTTTAGTGAAGTTTTATTCTTCGGGAGAAAAGCATCCTCGAACAAAGGACCTACAGATGATCTTGGGAGAGCTGAAGAGCTTCGGTATTCttcttgatgaagaagaagatcttcaAGAGCATTGTATGTAATCTTATAGAAGCGCGTTTGTCAAGATTGGagtttttaaacaagttttcaTAATAATCTCCGGGGGTATTCTATACTCTCACATGCCATTGCATATACTGCAAAGTGCAAGAGAGTCTCAAGAATTCTCCTTGCAAGGTTGTGTACCTATACAGGAACTTGAACGACAGTGTTGGTGTCTCTTTGCTATTTTGAGTCCAATTATTATTACAACATTGAAGTGGAGAAAAGCACTCTCGAGGATGTGTATGAGTCGTTTTGCAGCGGATTTTTCTACTTGGGACCTTTTAGGAGCAATGCCTTGAGGATGTGTTCTTTGCATAAGGTACGAGGAGATGATAAAACTTTTATCATAAAAGAGCCATGTGCTCAGCTGAAGAAGCTTGCTTGAGTACTTGAGTTACcgcaaagaagaagagagcaaatTAGTAAGACgagagcaaaagaagaagagagtaagaCGAGGTTTTGTACTTTTATTCCTTTTGTAATCTGAGCTTAGGAGGTCAAAAAGATCATGAATGGTATTATGATTCACGAGAATTATCTGACTATTGATAATTACTTTTGCATGGAATCGTTCACAAGTATTATCACTTTTGTAGAAATCTATTTTGGAGAGAACTATGTTGAGAAGGAGCCTTAAAGGATCTCTCTGCATGTTGATAACAACTTTTAGCTGAGATTGAAtcaaaattaattcattttctttcattttaataatttagaagTTCGAGTGCAAATGTACTTAAAACATGACATGTGCCGGGTTAATAGCAGTTGCCAATGAGACTTTGTGTTGAACGAAAAAGCCAAAAACAATGGTTTTAGTAAATAACCTTTTTGGTTGAAATTGCAAGAAACGTTAAGAGAACgcatgaaaaaaaagaagctacaAACTCACATGACTGATAAGTTTAATTCGGTAAAAACGAAACTCTTTTGTGAACATTAATTCGAAAGTATAGtttgtttctcctttttttttttttttttttttttttttttttttttttttttttttttttttttttttttNNNNNNNNNNNNNNNNNNNNNNNNNNNNNNNNNNNNNNNNNNNNNNNNNNNNNNNNNNNNNNNNNNNNNNNNNNNNNNNNNNNNNNNNNNNNNNNNNNNNNNNNNNNNNNNNNNNNNNNNNNNNNNNNNNNNNNNNNNNNNNNNNNNNNNNNNNNNNNNNNNNNNNNNNNNNNNNNNNNNNNNNNNNNNNNNNNNNNNNNNNNNNNNNNNNNNNNNNNNNNNNNNNNNNNNNNNNNNNNNNNNNNNNNNNNNNNNNNNNNNNNNNNNNNNNNNNNNNNNNNNNNNNNNNNNNNNNNNNNNNNNNNNNNNNNNNNNNNNNNNNNNNNNNNNNNNNNNNNNNNNNNNNNNNNNNNNNNNNNNNNNNNNNNNNNNNNNNNNNNNNNNNNNNNNNNNNNNNNNttttttttttttttttttttttttttttttttttttttataaaaaaaattcagaaacgACCCAACTCACCAACTTTATCGATGCATATCTCTGGTGTCAACTTATAGGCCTTTGACATGTGAACGATAAGATCAACAGCACGAGAATTGTAATCCCACCCATTGTCGAGCGTACCATGACACCAAACTTCACAAACTTGTCGCTCAATGCAATCCTAGCCTTAGCATCAAATACATAACGTTCTCACTCAATGTTTATAAGACTCCATGTTCGTTTatagctagaaaaaaaaaaaatccgtgTTCGTAGGTAAATTGTCCATGTTTACAATGATACACAATGGACTACAATATGTATACGTCTATACAGTATTTATTAGAGACATGACTGGTTCATATTTGTTAGAAAAGTCCAATGTTGTATAACATGATTACTTTGTTCTATGCATATATAATAAGGTCAATGATGCAGCGTAATTTCATTTTAGTAAAAGACTGCATTTACGTTTTTGTTGTTCacttaacaaaaagaaaattaatatgtctcatatatatatatatacctttttccCACAAAAAgtctcatatatatacttttttcaattttcactgaataatattgattttttttcacatttatgAATGAATTTAGATATAGGATTTGATACATGGTTTTGTATACGCGCTTTCAATCTTATTTTTAACAGTTTTgtacaatgaaaaataagactatttacatatattttttttattacgaAAATGATGTTTTTTACTGCTCTTCGAAAACGAGACAATACACAATAGTGGTTAACGCCACCACATAGCATGCCCTCCATTCACAGCCATTGTCTATCTATATCATCAGCACAGTGATAATGTAGAAGCAAGATCCCCAAAAAGCCCaacttaaaaatttaatttgcatAAATTATGGCAAGTATACCATAATTTAAAAGGCTTTTAATATTAAgtctttgtttttcattttgggCTAAAACCAAGGACATTTATTaagaataaaggaaaaaaaaaataaagaattcaTGCATTCTCAAATCTCAACTATACAACGTTATTTTATTAACACGCTGGAATACATTCAGTAAgtcaacaaaatgtttttttaaagaaaaactgaaaGTGCGACTTTGTGGTTACAATATATCAGAACATAcgaagcaaaacaaacaaacaacaacaacaaaaaaaaatggatgagAAAGATATTCCAATGAACTTgagggaaaaagaagaaaaccaaaacttGGACCTCTTCACTTCCTTGGGAGATAGATTACCTTGGGAACAAGCTGTTCAAGTACGAAGGACATTGGTACTACGAAAACATTCTCCAATCCATCCCAAATCTCCACTCTGGTTTTAAGCCACAAGAAACCGACATAATTGTTGCTTCTTTTCCCCAAATCAGGCACGACTTGGCTCAAGGCACTCACATTTGCCCTCGTTCAACGATCAAAACACCCTTCGAATGATGATCATCATCCTATGCTATCTCACAATCCTCATGAGGTAGTGCCGTATCTCGAGCTCGATCTGTATCTCAAAAGCTCAAAACCGGACTTGACCAAGTTCTTATCATTGTCATCATCTCCGAGAATGTTCTCAACTCACATGTCGTTGCATGCGATTCAAGAACCCTTGAATGAGTCTCCTTGCAAGATCGTGTACGTGTGCAGGAACGTGAATTAAAGACGTGTTGGTGTCTCTTTGGCATTTCCTCAATGCCAACAAGGGAGTAGAATAGAACGATTTTAGCCAAACCGAGAAGATCATTCGAGAGGAGGATTACTCTTTCGAGGCTATGTTTGAGTCATTCTGCAACGGAGTTACCCTATACGGTCCCTTTTGGGACCATGCACTGATCTATTGGAGAGCCAGCTTGGAAGATCCCAAGCATGTTCGTTTCATGATGTACGAGGAGTTGAAAGCGGAGCCTCGTACTCAGGTCAAGAGACTTGCAGATATCTTGGATGTTCCATTCACtaaggaagaggaagatagCGGATCTCTAGACAAGATCTTGGAACTTTGCTCTCTAAGAAAACTAAGCAGTTTGGAGATCAACAAAACCGGAGCGTTGGATGGAGTAGATTTCAAGACTTATTTCCGTAAAGGAGAAGTCGGTGGCTGGAAGAGTTATATGACTCCTGATATGGagcaaaaaattgatttgatcatCGAGGAGAAACTCAAAGGTTCCGGTTTGAAATTCTAGAATTATGTGTGGTTTATGCAttacttaataataataagttacaTTGTTATTGTTACTTTGATGGTAACATGAGTGATGTGTGTctgtggtttttgtttcttttatccAATAAAAATACCTTCAGAGGTTAATTAGTTGCAGCGCAAATGGTTGaaattgttttcaacttttcattGTCAAACTTGTGAGTTGAAAGCCTTTTGATGCTTATATTTTTCGCTTTGTAACTCGCGTGATTTGTCGATCAACAATAAATGGGACAAGAATATCCCGATTTAGATGTGGATTAGCCATGTTGAGATTGCAGTTGCAAGTGTGACTTGAGATAAACCATAGCTAAACTCAAACTAACATAATAACCAGAACAATAGTTTCAGTGAAGAAACCCATTTGGTtaaaaaagcaaagagaaagcaaaaagatGCTACAAACTCTCATGACTGCGCATGAAATCAGTGAAAAAACTTAGGAACATTAAAACGAAACTctaagagtgtttttttttctttcccatttTTATTCAGAAACGAGGACCCAAACACACACAATCTCTTCTCTGGCGTCAACTTAGGCTTTTGACATGTGAACGATAAGGTCAACGACACGAGAACTGTAGCCCCACTCGTTGTCGTACCATGACACCAACTTCACAAACTTGTCGCTCAATGCAATTCCTGCCTTGGCATCGAATATGCTTGACCTACACGCacaaaccaaacattaaatttcTTGCTCTCGCAATTAATAAGACCCGGAAACTGTATCAATCTGTAGATGGATCATTTATTTTTACCTGTTGTCACCGACAAAGTCAGTAGACACAACATCATCCTCGGTGTATCCCAAAATTCCCTTCATTTTGCCTTCAGATTCTTCCCTGAAAATATTTAACCAGAATCATAGTAAGGAGATGAGTATCTTCTATAATGTGGTTAAGAGCGAGGGTTAAGGGTTTTTACTTGATGGCCTTCTTGATTTCGTCGTATGTTGCAGCTTTCTCAAGTCTAACAGTGAGATCAACAACTGAGACATCAACGGTTGGAACACGGAAAGACATTCCGGTCAATTTTCCATTGAGGGATGGCAACACTTTTCCAACAGCCTAATCAACAACCACAATACAAATTAGAATTCCTCAgtcaaatttaacaaaaacacaaactctaCGTAAGAGCATGAGATGAAATTTTACCTTGGCGGCACCAGTGCTGCTAGGAATAATGTTGAAGGAAGCAGCTCTTCCACCTCTCCAGTCCTTCATCGATGGACCATCAACAGTCTTCTGAGTAGCTGAGATTAACCAATGCAGAAAAGTTATTATTATCGAGTCTTGAGTTACAGTACACGGCAATACATTTACAAGAGTCAATCTAATGGAAAAAGTACACATATCCATACCAGTGATAGAGTGGACAGTGGTCATGAGTCCCTCAACAATTCCAAACCTGTCGTTGATAAcctacacaaaacaaaattgcgAATTTCAATACACTGAGAGGCATGAATCAACAATAAAAATTCTCAAGTCAAAACATATTTCACAAGTTCACAGAGTAAAGGAGAAAAAGCTGACCTTGGCAAGAGGAGCAAGGCAGTTAGTGGTGCAACTAGCGTTGGAAACAATGTCAAGATCAGACTTGTACTCATGCTCGTTGACACCGACAACAAACATGGGAGCATCTTTGCTTGGGGCAGAGATGACAACCTTCTTGGCACCACCCTGAATGAAATTGAacaatatgattattatttCAGATCTTTATAAGCAAGTGCTCGAATCTTATCTAATATAATGATAAACAAAAATCCCCAAAGACAAACCTTCAAGTGAGCAGCAGCCTTGTCCTTGTCAGTGAAGACACCAGTAGACTCAACAACAAAGTCAGCACCAGCCTCACCCCATGGGATCTCCTCAGGGTtccttgagaaaaaaaaacacatcaccAAATCAGAATTATCACAAGCCTCAATACTAAAACAGATATATAcaggaatataaaaaaaaaagatttaagttACCTGATGCCGAAAACAGTGACTGGCTTCTCACCAAAGAGAAGAGTTTTGTCATCCTTGACCTTAAGTTCATGGTGCTTCCACTGACCGTGAACACTGTCATACTTGAACATGTATGTCTGCAACAAATTCGATATCATTAGAAACGTGTCATCCTCGAACTTATCGAAACTAAGTCACACAGTTGAACTTGCACAGAAGAAGGATACATCAAACCAGTTTTCAGATCTACCATGTATACTACCAGAATATTGAATTTGATTCGATCGTCCAATTCAGATAAATCTATACCAATTCGCGTCGTATACAAGATCAAAAACGAAATACTAACATCAATCCAGATCTaaagggaaagagagaaacGAACGAACCATGTACTCGGTGGTGATGAAAGGATCGTTAACAGCAACGAGCTCAACATCATCCCTCTGGAGAACAACTCTAGCAACCAAACGACCGATTCTTCCGAAACCTTCACGAACGATCAAAAACTCAGACTCCACACAGATCCAAATCAAAAATAAACATATGTAAACacgatttagaaaaaaaaaaaaacaactcaccGTTGATTCCGATCTTAATCttagctacaaaaaaaaatcaaacacgaTCAGATTCGAAAAAGTATCAACGAAGAAAACGATAAATCGAAGAAAGAAACGCAGATCAATAAGGAGCGAGAAGCTCACCCATTACTGAAAttgagatcgagagagaaaataaGTGAGTGTGGGGTTTGGGTTTGGTGAGGCTTTTAGGGTTATTTAAAGACCGTGATGAATTAATATGATCGAGTGGCTGAGATTTTTTTATCTTGGGAGAAAAGGTTAAAGATTAGATTCAGTATTCATTATTACAAGATTGCACTTTACTTTTTTCGTTATTTACCATCTTTTGCCACTGTTTATACCCACCGTTTATAGTAGTTAAAACGGATTTGGGGAAACTAATGACAGGACGCGCCGGTTGTGAGAATATTCGAGGTTTATGCTCAGTTGCTATGGGCCGGGCCAGGCCAGGCCGTTCTGAAAATATTCTTTTCGACAGCCAATGAACCTATGCCACGTATGCAAGCACGCCCAAAATAAATGActtgttattttttacttaaagctaaattcttttgttttggttaatttgATAACCTTTTGTATTGACACTTTTGTATTTGAATAACCAAGGTGaacattttaacttttaaacactagtgttttgttttcaacaaaAGGCATGCATATCACTATACTACTATTTTATCTGAAGCTTCTTCTAGATGTCTTTATCagaatactcttttttttgcttactctatcgaaatattattaatttcataCAACATATATGGTGTTCAATATTTATCTAATCGATCGTGACTTGATACCCGAGACACATAGATGCTCCACTTTGAGAGCTTTGGTAGGTCAGATGAATGTGACagcaagaaagaaaacatcacACCTTATGTAATAGGTAGAGCCTAATAAAAATAGGTATGACTCTTGGCTTTTGCCAAAAGTCtacttcttctcctcctcttatatttgtctctcttttcttttcatttcgtTTTGTGTTTGGTGAATGCATATAAACTACTTGTTTTGGTATTCATATGGATCTTTATTTCCATTAATTAACTAGAATCTATCATAGACTGAAGTTTGTGATCTCCCTTATAATAATAACTCGTGATCATATCCAAGTAATTGACCCGTCTAGTCACTAGTGTCAGTTACTCTTCCAATGATAAGTTGAATGatc
Coding sequences within:
- the LOC104743289 gene encoding pentatricopeptide repeat-containing protein At3g29230-like, translating into LGPKISKKIARVAVVSASKSPKRLLEEKLISFLESCKTQKQLLQVQLQTVTHGLQHNDYVGPRIVAASCRITRIDYARQVFDGISQPNVSVWNALFNGYAQRDLCNEVLLLYKRMRSFDVMPNCFTLPVVLKACVMVKDLRQGEELQCFSIKTGFRSNAYLGTKLIEMYSCAGVVALANKVFCEMVEKNVVTWTSMINGYLLNKDLVSARRFFDLSPERDIVLWNTMVSGYIEMGNIMDARSLFDRMPCRDVMSWNTVLEGYANIGDMEACERVFGEMPERNVFSWNGLIKGLAQNGQVSEVLDSFKRMVDEERVVPNDATLTLVLSACAKLGALDFGKWVHWYGESLGYDKVDVNVKNALIDMYAKCGAIEIAMEVFKGIKRRDLISWNTMINGLAAHGHGTEALDLFHEMKNCGVRPDKVTFVGVLCACKHMGLVEDGLAYFFSMFTDFSITPQIEHCGCVVDLLSRAGYLTQAVEFIKKMPVKADAVIWATLLGASKVYKKVDIGELALVELIKLEPRNPANFVMLSNIYGDLGRFDDAARLKVAMRDTGFKKEAGVSWIETDDGLVKFYSSGEKHPRTKDLQMILGELKSFGILLDEEEDLQEHCM
- the LOC104739996 gene encoding glyceraldehyde-3-phosphate dehydrogenase GAPC2, cytosolic-like, coding for MAKIKIGINGFGRIGRLVARVVLQRDDVELVAVNDPFITTEYMTYMFKYDSVHGQWKHHELKVKDDKTLLFGEKPVTVFGIRNPEEIPWGEAGADFVVESTGVFTDKDKAAAHLKGGAKKVVISAPSKDAPMFVVGVNEHEYKSDLDIVSNASCTTNCLAPLAKVINDRFGIVEGLMTTVHSITATQKTVDGPSMKDWRGGRAASFNIIPSSTGAAKAVGKVLPSLNGKLTGMSFRVPTVDVSVVDLTVRLEKAATYDEIKKAIKEESEGKMKGILGYTEDDVVSTDFVGDNRSSIFDAKAGIALSDKFVKLVSWYDNEWGYSSRVVDLIVHMSKA